DNA sequence from the Streptomyces canus genome:
TGCCGGCCGAGACGGCCGGAAAGGCCACGGTCCGGGCCCCCAGTTCGTCGGCGACGCGCAGGGACTCGCGGTAGCAGGAGGCCAGCAGCTCCGAGCGGTCCTCCTCCTGGCTGTAGCGGGGGCCGACGGTGTGGATCACCCAGCGCGCGTCAAGGTCGCCCGCGGTGGTGGCGACCGCCTTTCCGGTGGGAAGCCCCTTGCCGTGGTGACCGGCGCGCAGCTTGCGGCAGTCCGCCAGGATCGCGGGGCCGCCCCGGCGGTGGATGGCGCCGTCGACTCCTCCCCCGCCGAGGAGGGAGGAGTTCGCGGCGTTGACGATCGCGTCGGCGCTCTCTCGGGTGATGTCGCCCTGGACGAGGCTGATGGTGGTCATGACCACCACTCTTCCAGCCCGCCCCGCCGGGGGCAGATCGGTCAGATCTGCTGTCGCAGGCTGCGCCAGACGGCTTTCGCGGCGTTGTGGCCCGACATGCCGTGCACGCCCGGTCCCGGTGGGGTGGCCGACGAGCAGATGAAGACGGCCGGATGAGGAGTGCCGTACGGGGACAGGGAAAGCTTGGGGCGCAGCATGATCTGGAGTCCGCTGACCGCGCCGGAGCCGATGTCGCCGCCGACGTAGTTGGCGTTGCGGGCGAACAGTTCGGGCGGGCCCGCGGTGGCGCGGGCGAGGACGCGGTCGCGGAACCCCGGGGCGAAACGCTCCAGTTGGCGCTCCATGGCGTCGGTGAGGTCGCCGGTCCAGCCGCTGGGCACGTGGCCGTAGGCCCAGAACACGTGCTTTCCGGCAGGGGCGCGGCCGGGGTCGACGACGCTCGGCTGCACCGTGATCATGAACGGCCGGTCGGGTGCGCGGTCCTCCCGGGACGCGGCGCGCAGGGCGGTGCCGATCTCCGCGGAGTCGGCGCCGATCTGCACGGTGCCCGCGGCGCGCGCCTCCTTCGCGGTCCACGGCACGGGGCCGTCGAGGGCGTAGTCGACCTTGAAGACGCCCGGGCCGTAGCGGTAGCCCTCGTAGTAGTTGCCGAAGCCGGCGATGCGGGCCAGGGCGGTGGGCGAGGTGTCGAAGACGTACGCGCGCGCGGGCGGCAGGTCGTCGAGCCGCTTGACCTCGTAGTCGGTGTGGACGGTGCCGCCGAGGTCCTTGAGGTACGCGGCGAGCGCGTCGGAGATGGACTGGGAGCCGCCGCGGGCCACGGGCCAGCCGCGGGCGTGTGCGGCGAGGGCGAAGACCAGGCCGATGGCGCCGGTGGCGAACCCGCCGAGCGGGGCCATGACATGCGCGACGAGTCCGGCGAACAGGGTCTTCGCGCGCTCGTCGCGGAACCGGCGCATCAGCCAGGTCGACGGGGGCAGGCCGACGAGACCGAAGCGGGCGAGGGTGACCGGGTCACGGGGCAGCGCGGTCGCGGGCAGGGACATGAAGTCGCGGACCAGGGTGTCCCACCTGGGCAGGAACGGCTCAACGAGCCGTCGGTAGGTCCCCGCGTCGCGCGGTCCGAACGAGGCGGCCGTCTCGGCGACCGACCTCGACAGCACGGCGGCGGTGCCGTCGGCGAAGGGGTGCGCCATGGGCAGCTCGGCATGCAGCCACTCCAGGCCGTAGCGCTCCAGGGGCAGGGCACGGAACGCCGGGGAGTTGATGCCGAGGGGGTGGGCCGCGGAGCACGGGTCGTGCAGGAAGCCGGGGAGGGTCAGCTCCTCGGTGCGGGCTCCCCCGCCCACGGTGCCGCGCGCCTCGAAGACGGCCACGGAAAAGCCGCGCCGGGCCAGCTCCACGGCAGCCGTCAGTCCGTTCGGCCCCGCACCCACCACGACCACATCGAGCATCGACGGCACCTTCGGACCCCTTCGTCAGCCGATGGCCAGAGGATCAGGATATGCCGGGGGACCGACAGTCTCGGGGTTCGGGGGTAAGTCGGTGCCGGTTGAGGTTCGGGGGCCCCTCCCGTTCGGACGCCGGCGCCCGACTCGGGGTTCCGGGGTAAGCCGGGACCGGGCCGGGTTCCGAGGCCCCTCCCGTTCCGACGCCGCCGCCCCACTCGGGGTTCCGGGGTAAGCCGGGACCGGGCCGGGTTCCGAGGCCCCTCCCGTTCCGACGCCGCCGCCCGACTCGGGGTTCCGGGGATCGGGGATAGGCGGGCACGGTTCGGGTTCCGGGGCCGCTCAGGCTCCGGCTCCAGGGCCGCTCCAGTTCGCCCAGCCCTGGCCCTCCCCCACGTGGAGCCGGCCCGACCCGGCGGTTGCGTCAGACCTCGGCCGCCAGCAGCGCCCGCACCCTGCGGGCCGTCGCCGCGTCGCGGGCCGCGGTGAAGGGGAGGGTGTTGCCGCCCGTGATGCGGAACGGTTCGCCGGTGAGCGTCAGATGGGTGCCGCCCGCCTCCTCGACCAGCAGCAGCCCCGCCGCGTGGTCCCAGGCCGCCTCCCAGGAGAAGGCGACGGCGTCCGACTCGCCGCGGGCGACAGCGAGATACTCCAGGCCGGCCGAGCCGCACGCCCACGGTGCGACGCCGTCCGTCCACAGTCCCAGCAGGCCGCGCTTCTGCTCATCGGTCGTGTAGTCCGGGTGGGAGGTGGCCACTTGGAGGTCGCGGCCCGGGTCGGGGACGCCCGCGTACAGCCGCTCGCCGTCGAGGAAGGCGCCCCGGCCGCGTATCGCCGTGGCCAGTTGGTCCCGGGCCGGGGCGTACGTCCAGGAAGCGAGCAGAACGCCGCTCTTGGCCAGGGCGACCAGCATGCAGAAACCGGGGTCGCCGTGCACGAACTGCCGGGTGCCGTCGACCGGGTCGACGATCCAGACCGGGGTGTCGCCCTGCAGCGCCTCGTACGACGCCGGGTTGGCGTGGACCGCCTCCTCGCCGACCACGACCGAGCCGGGCAGGAGGGCGCCGAGCGCCTCGGTGAGATACCGCTCGGCCAGCCGGTCGGCGTCCGTCACCAGGTCGTGCGGGCCGGCCTTCTGGTCGACCTCGTGCGCGGCGAGCCGCCGGAAGCGCGGCATGACCTCGGCCGCGGCGGCCTTGCGCACCGCTTCTTCCACGTCGTCCGCGTGCCGGTCGAGAAACTCGTCGATGGTTTCCGTGTCTTCGATCATGGCTCCATGAGAGCACGCGGGACTGACAATCCCCACCCGCCCGATGGAGGGTGAGTGGAATCGGCGTGAATAGCGGGATCTGGAGGCAACGATGTTCATATCAGGCCCAACTATGCGATAGGGGCCGATGTGCAGACCCTGTAGCCACAGCGGCAGACGGCAGACGCTTCAGCGGCCCAGCAGGTGCAGCCCGCCCTACACCAGCTCGGACGACGGCAAGCCCCGACGGCGATCATCAATCGGCCGCTCGCTGCCACCTGCTTCCCGCCCAGTTGCTCCGGGCCGGCGTCCCTTCTCGGCCCGATCAGCCCTCGGGCATCGGTCGGTCCGCCCTCGGCCCCCTTGGTCACCCGCCCACTCGGCCCGGCCGACGCCCCCGCGCAGCTACGTCACCGCCCCACCGCATACCCCTGCATTCCTCGCGGATTGGCCCCCGCCGACAGCACCCCCGTCTCCGGGTCCCGGGCCACCGCGCACAACCGTCCCTCCGACCACGACTCCCCCACCGTCACGTCGTGCCCCCGCCGCCGTAGCCCTTCGACCACTCCGGGATCCGTCCGCGCCTCCACTGTGACGCTTCCCGGCCGCATCCCCCGCGGATAGAACGACCCCGGGAAGCTGTCGTTGTGCCAGTTCGGGGCGTCGATCGCGCCTTGGAGGTCGAGGCCGCCGCGGACCGGGGAGCGCAGGGCGAGGGCCAGGAAGAAGTGGAGCTGCCACTGGTCCTGCTGGTCTCCGCCGGGCGTGCCGAAGGCCAGAACCGGCACCCCGTCGCGCAGGGCGATCGAGGGGGTGAGGGTGGTGCGGGGGCGGCGGCCGGGAGTGAGGGAGTTGGGCAACCCCTCCTCCAGCCAGGTCATCTGGAGCCGGGTGCCCAGGGGGAAGCCCAATTCGGGTACGACGGGATTGGACTGGAGCCATCCCCCGCTGGGCGTGGCGGCCAGCATGTTGCCCCAGCGGTCGACGACGTCGATATGGCAGGTGTCGCCCCGGGTCGTGCCGTCGGGGCCGACCTCGAGCTCGCCCGGCACGGGCGACATGGGGTTCTTCGCGACCGTCGGCTCGCCCACGCCCATCGGGCCGAAGCCGGGCTCGTCGGTGACGACCACGCGCGCGTGCGCGCTCAGCCGGGGAACACGCCCACCGGGACTGCCCGGCCGGAGCTCATGGGAGGCCTTGTCGCCGACGAGCTCACGCCGTCCCGCGTTGTACTGCGCCGACAGCAGCTCACCGAGCGGCACTTCGGCCGCGTCCCCGTACCAGGCCTCCCGGTCGGCCATCGCCAGCTTGCAGCCCTCGACCAGCAGATGGACGTACTCGAGGGACCCGTACCGCGGCAACTCGGGCGGCAACAGCGCGAGCTGCTGGAGGAGGACAGGACCCTGGCTCCAGGGGCCGGCTTTGCACAAGGTCCAGCCGTTCCAGTCGTACGTCGCCGGCGCCTCGTAGGTCGCGGACCACCCGGCGAGATCTGCGGCCGTGAGCGTGCCGGCGTTCCGCGAGCCGCTGGTGTCCATGGTGGGTCGCCGCGCCTGCCGTACGAGCGCCTCGGCGATGAATCCGGTACGCCACACCTCACGAGCCGCGTCGATCTGCGCGGCCCGGTCGCCCGCCCCGGCCACCTCGTCGATGAGCCGCTTCCAGGTGGCGGCCAGGGCGGGGTTGCAGAACAACTCGCCGGGCCGCGGGGCCTTGCCTCCCGGCAGGTACACCTGCGCCGACGAGGTCCACTCCGTCTCGAACAGCTCCCGCACACTCTCGACGGTCGCGCCGACGTTCTCCACGGGCGCGTGCCCGTCCTCGGCGTACCCGATGGCGTACTTGAGGACGTCGGCGAGGGACTTGGTGCCGTGATCGCGCAGCAGCAGCATCCAGGCGTCGAAGGCGCCCGGGACGGCGGCGGCGAGGGGGCCGGTGCCGGGGACGAGATCCAGGCCCAGCGCCTGGTAGTGGGCCACGGTCGCCCCGGCGGGCGCGACGCCCTGTCCGCACAGCACCCGCACCTCCCCACCGGCGGGCGCGAGCAGGATCGGCACCTCACCGGCGGGCCCGTTGAGGTGCGGCTCGACGACGTGCAGCACGAACGCCCCGGCCACCGCCGCGTCGTACGCGTTGCCGCCCTCCTCCAGCACCGCCATCGCCGACTGCGAGGCCAGCCAGTGGGTGGAGGACACCATGCCGAAGGTGCCTTGAAGTGTGGGTCGAGTCGTGAACTGCATCTCTCACCTCAGTCTTCGCGTGGGTCGGTCGGCCATATCCAACATCAGAAGCCGCCAAGGAGGCATCTGACGGTGCGTCATAAAAGCTGGCAAAGGGTTGGCAAGAATCCTGCCGGTGCCGCCCACGGACGAAGACACCGTGGAATGGCGCAGCACCGCGCATCGGACTTGCGGCGCGCCCAGCCACGCTCCCGCACACGACGTGACCGCGGAAGACGACGCACGCCGGCCAGTCACTCGCCCGTCACCGATCAATCAGGCATTTCCGCAGGTCACCGAAAAACGAGACACGCCATGCAGTCTCAGTGGCCCCATGGCATCGAGCCGGTCTCAAGGTCTGGTCGAGCGGTCACCGTCAGAGTGCTGTTGATCGAGCAAGCGTTTGCGGGCGGGTGCGAGTCGGCGGGCAGTTGCCGCGGACAGAAACGCCGAACAGGCGCGCACGCCCCCTGTGACGGGAAGGTGGACTACGCCGTGACCAGCAGACTGCCTTGGCCCGAGCCCGACCATGACACCACGGACACCACGGACACTCCGATTGTGATCGTCGGCCTCGCTGCCCCGGAGGGGGCTCCCGAGCCCGTACGCCGAGCGGAAGCGTCCGGCCCGGTCGGCGTGCGGGTGCGCTGTGCGCCCGACGGGGTCGCGGCGTTCATGGGGGACTCCGTGCATGGGGCGTCCCAGGAGCGGCTCAGCGCGCTGCACCTGGTGTGGGCCGCGCTGGAGGACGCCGGAATCGTCCCCGGTTCGCTGCGCGACGCCGATGTGGGTGTGTTCCTCGTGCAGGCAGAGGCCGGGAACGGGGACGCCGACGGCTCAGACGCGCTGGCGACGCTGGTCGGGGGCGATCTCTGCTGGGGGCGTGGCCCCCGGGTGACGCTCGGGGCGGAACTGCCGGCGTGCACGGCGGTCGAGTCGGCCGCCGGGCATCTGCGCCGGGGGGAGTGCGACGTGGCTGTGGCGGGCTCCGTCACGGGCGCGGTCGCAGTCCTGCGGCGGGGCTCCTCCTCCGTACCGGCCGGTGTGCGCGTGCTCGCACCGGCGGAGGCGTTCGGCTCCGACGATCCGCTCGCCCTCGACGGTGCGCCGGCACAGCCGGCCGCGCGGCTCGTGCCGCTCGTGCTGTCCGGGCGCAGCGACGCCGCCGTGGCGACGCTGGCCCGGAATCTGCTCGCCCGTGTCGAGGCCGACCCCGAGCTGTCGCCGGACGACCTGGGGTGGTCATTGGCGACCACCCGTACGACCGGCCTCGCGCGGCGGGCCGTGCTGCTCGCCGCCGACCGGGAGGAGGTGGTGCGCGGGCTGCGCGCCGTCGCCGAGGGCGGATTCGCCCCGCTGCTGTTCCGTACGGCACCCGGTGCAGGCGTCGAGGGCGGTGGAGGCGTGGTCCAGGTCTTCCCCGGGCTGGGCTCCCAGTGGCCGGGCATGGCGCTCGACCTGCTGGATGCCTCCCCTGTGTTCCGTTCACGGATGGAGGACTGCGCACGGGCTCTCGAACCTCTCGTTCCCTGGTCGCTGCACGACGTACTGCGCGGTGCCGCGGGCGCGCCGACGCTGGACGAAGTGGACGTCGTCCTGCCGGTCCTGTTCGCCGTGAGCGTGTCGCTGTCCGCGCTGTGGAGTTCCTGCGGTGTGGAGCCCGCAGCCGCCGTCGGCGCCAGCCTCGGTGAGATCGCCGCGGCGCACGTCGCGGGTGCGCTGACGCTGGACGAGGCTGCCCGGGTGGCCGTCCTGTGGAGCCGGATGCAGGCGGAGGCGGCCGGGGAGGGCGAACTGGCCGCAGCGGCCCTGTCTCCCGACCGACTCCGACCCTTGCTCGACGCCGAACGCCTGCGCGGCCGGGTCCACTTCGCTGGTACGAACGGTCCACGATCCGTGCTGTTCGGCGGGGAGAGCGCGGCCGTGAACGAAGTGGTCGAGATGCTCGCGGCCAAGGGCCTCCAGGCCAAGAAGCTGAACCTCGGTCTAGCCGCACACACGCCGGGCCTGGCCGTCGAATCCACCGCGTTCCTCACCGGTACGGCGGCGATCACACCGGCTCCCGCCACCGTGCCCTTCTACTCGTCCCTCACCGGCGGCGAGTTCGAGACGACCGGTCTGGACGGCGCGTACTGGCTCCGCAACCTCACCTCCGAGGTCCGTTTCGAGACAGCCGTACGTGCCCTGTCGGCGGCAGGTCACCACACGTTTCTCGAGATCAGCCCGCATCCCGTGCTGCTCGGCGGGGTGCAGGAGACGCTGGAGGACATCGGTGCGGGCACCGGGGCGGCTGCGTCGTCCGGCGTCGTCGGCACCCTGCGCCGGACGCAGGACGGGATCACGGCGTGGCTGACGGGGATGGCGCAGCTATATGTGCGCGGGATCTCCGTCGACTGGGCCGCCTTCTTCCAGGGGAGTGACGGCCGGCGCATCGCCCTGCCGACCTATCCGTTCGAAGTCGAGCAGACGGACGGGGCGGAGGGTGCGGGTGACCCGACCGTCGTGGCCCGTGGCACCGGCACCGGCACCGGCCTGTCCCTCACCGGTCTTTCGGCGGGCGAACGGGCGCATGCGGTCGAGGAGTTCGTACGGGCCCAGGTGGCGACGACACTGGGGCACAACGACCCGGATGCGGTCGCCCTGGAGCATGTCTTCCTGCAGTTGGGCTTGGACTCGCTGCAGGCGGTGGAGCTGCGCAACCGACTCAACGAGGCCACCGGGCTGAACCTGCCCACGACGCTGATCTTCGATCATCCGACTCCCGCGGCCGTCGCTGTCCTCATCGGCGAGTTGCTGGCAGTCCGGACGGAGCAGCGTCCGGAGCGGGGCGCGGGCCAGGGCACGCTGCCGGCGGTCCTCGCCCAGCTCGATGCCCTGGAAGCCGAACTGCTCGCCTCCGGCCTCCTGCATGACGGCGACGACGGCTCGGGGAGCGTTCCCGCGCGGGAGCGTGTGGCGGCACGGCTGCACGACCTGCTGGACCGGCTGGCGCCGGACGACGAGGACGATTTCGGGGATCTGTCCATGGACGAGTTGCTCGATCTCGCCGACTCCGATCTGCGCAAGCCATGACACAGCAGCAATCAGCTGCGGACCTCTGCGAACTCCTCGAACACGGCCCTGCGCACTCATACGCGGTCCCACGCATTCGCGCGCAGTCGTAGCAACGCGCAGCTACTCGTACGCAATCGGAGAGTCCCCCACGTACTTGGAAAGGCCACGGCACCATGACGAGCAGCGCGAAGAACAGGACGGCCGACGCTGCGACCGGTGACGGCGAGGTTGTCGACACGCTCAAGCGGATCACCGCCGACCGGCGCACCACCCGGCAGCGGCTTCGGGAAGCCGAGGAATCGGCCGGTGAGCCCATCGCGATCGTGGGCATGGCCTGTCGCTTCCCCGGCGGGGTCGAGTCCCCCGAGGACCTGTGGCGGCTGGTGGCGGAGGGCCAGGACGTCATCTCAGCGCCGCCGGCCGACCGTGGCCGGGACGAGGATCTGTACGACCCGGATCCGGCCCGGCACGGCGCTGTCCACGTCCCGGAAGGCGGCTTTCTGGACGATCCGGCCGCCTTCGATCCGGCCTTCTTCGGTATGAGCACCCGGGAGGCGCTGGCGACCGACCCGCAGCAGCGGCTGCTGCTGGAGACGTCCTGGGAGGCCGTCGAGCGGGCCGGTATCGCCCCGACGTCGCTGCGCGGCAGCCGCACCGGCGTGTTCGTGAGCTCCTTGTGCGAGCACGACGAGTCCCGGCTGCGCAACGCCCCGGCCGACTTCGAAGGGCACCTCGCCGACGGCAGCGCGGGCGGCGTGACGTCCGGCCGGGTCGCGTACACGCTGGGCCTCGAAGGACCGG
Encoded proteins:
- a CDS encoding O-acetyl-ADP-ribose deacetylase: MTTISLVQGDITRESADAIVNAANSSLLGGGGVDGAIHRRGGPAILADCRKLRAGHHGKGLPTGKAVATTAGDLDARWVIHTVGPRYSQEEDRSELLASCYRESLRVADELGARTVAFPAVSAGIYGWPIDDAARIAVQTVWETETAVEEARFVLFDEKAYQAFARQVA
- a CDS encoding phytoene desaturase family protein; the protein is MLDVVVVGAGPNGLTAAVELARRGFSVAVFEARGTVGGGARTEELTLPGFLHDPCSAAHPLGINSPAFRALPLERYGLEWLHAELPMAHPFADGTAAVLSRSVAETAASFGPRDAGTYRRLVEPFLPRWDTLVRDFMSLPATALPRDPVTLARFGLVGLPPSTWLMRRFRDERAKTLFAGLVAHVMAPLGGFATGAIGLVFALAAHARGWPVARGGSQSISDALAAYLKDLGGTVHTDYEVKRLDDLPPARAYVFDTSPTALARIAGFGNYYEGYRYGPGVFKVDYALDGPVPWTAKEARAAGTVQIGADSAEIGTALRAASREDRAPDRPFMITVQPSVVDPGRAPAGKHVFWAYGHVPSGWTGDLTDAMERQLERFAPGFRDRVLARATAGPPELFARNANYVGGDIGSGAVSGLQIMLRPKLSLSPYGTPHPAVFICSSATPPGPGVHGMSGHNAAKAVWRSLRQQI
- a CDS encoding inositol monophosphatase family protein, with product MIEDTETIDEFLDRHADDVEEAVRKAAAAEVMPRFRRLAAHEVDQKAGPHDLVTDADRLAERYLTEALGALLPGSVVVGEEAVHANPASYEALQGDTPVWIVDPVDGTRQFVHGDPGFCMLVALAKSGVLLASWTYAPARDQLATAIRGRGAFLDGERLYAGVPDPGRDLQVATSHPDYTTDEQKRGLLGLWTDGVAPWACGSAGLEYLAVARGESDAVAFSWEAAWDHAAGLLLVEEAGGTHLTLTGEPFRITGGNTLPFTAARDAATARRVRALLAAEV
- a CDS encoding gamma-glutamyltransferase family protein — encoded protein: MQFTTRPTLQGTFGMVSSTHWLASQSAMAVLEEGGNAYDAAVAGAFVLHVVEPHLNGPAGEVPILLAPAGGEVRVLCGQGVAPAGATVAHYQALGLDLVPGTGPLAAAVPGAFDAWMLLLRDHGTKSLADVLKYAIGYAEDGHAPVENVGATVESVRELFETEWTSSAQVYLPGGKAPRPGELFCNPALAATWKRLIDEVAGAGDRAAQIDAAREVWRTGFIAEALVRQARRPTMDTSGSRNAGTLTAADLAGWSATYEAPATYDWNGWTLCKAGPWSQGPVLLQQLALLPPELPRYGSLEYVHLLVEGCKLAMADREAWYGDAAEVPLGELLSAQYNAGRRELVGDKASHELRPGSPGGRVPRLSAHARVVVTDEPGFGPMGVGEPTVAKNPMSPVPGELEVGPDGTTRGDTCHIDVVDRWGNMLAATPSGGWLQSNPVVPELGFPLGTRLQMTWLEEGLPNSLTPGRRPRTTLTPSIALRDGVPVLAFGTPGGDQQDQWQLHFFLALALRSPVRGGLDLQGAIDAPNWHNDSFPGSFYPRGMRPGSVTVEARTDPGVVEGLRRRGHDVTVGESWSEGRLCAVARDPETGVLSAGANPRGMQGYAVGR
- a CDS encoding acyltransferase domain-containing protein, with translation MTSRLPWPEPDHDTTDTTDTPIVIVGLAAPEGAPEPVRRAEASGPVGVRVRCAPDGVAAFMGDSVHGASQERLSALHLVWAALEDAGIVPGSLRDADVGVFLVQAEAGNGDADGSDALATLVGGDLCWGRGPRVTLGAELPACTAVESAAGHLRRGECDVAVAGSVTGAVAVLRRGSSSVPAGVRVLAPAEAFGSDDPLALDGAPAQPAARLVPLVLSGRSDAAVATLARNLLARVEADPELSPDDLGWSLATTRTTGLARRAVLLAADREEVVRGLRAVAEGGFAPLLFRTAPGAGVEGGGGVVQVFPGLGSQWPGMALDLLDASPVFRSRMEDCARALEPLVPWSLHDVLRGAAGAPTLDEVDVVLPVLFAVSVSLSALWSSCGVEPAAAVGASLGEIAAAHVAGALTLDEAARVAVLWSRMQAEAAGEGELAAAALSPDRLRPLLDAERLRGRVHFAGTNGPRSVLFGGESAAVNEVVEMLAAKGLQAKKLNLGLAAHTPGLAVESTAFLTGTAAITPAPATVPFYSSLTGGEFETTGLDGAYWLRNLTSEVRFETAVRALSAAGHHTFLEISPHPVLLGGVQETLEDIGAGTGAAASSGVVGTLRRTQDGITAWLTGMAQLYVRGISVDWAAFFQGSDGRRIALPTYPFEVEQTDGAEGAGDPTVVARGTGTGTGLSLTGLSAGERAHAVEEFVRAQVATTLGHNDPDAVALEHVFLQLGLDSLQAVELRNRLNEATGLNLPTTLIFDHPTPAAVAVLIGELLAVRTEQRPERGAGQGTLPAVLAQLDALEAELLASGLLHDGDDGSGSVPARERVAARLHDLLDRLAPDDEDDFGDLSMDELLDLADSDLRKP